One Rubinisphaera margarita DNA window includes the following coding sequences:
- the gltX gene encoding glutamate--tRNA ligase encodes MNAIRTRFAPSPTGYMHIGGMRTALFNWLYARRHQGTFILRIDDTDQARNVESALGPILQAFRWLELGWDEGPEVGGDFGPYFQSQRNELYTAACQKLVEQRLAFYDFTPPERAKAEREAAEKEKRNYINNRDDLELSSADVQSKIDAGENYVIRFVVPRETGEKIVIDDEVRGRVEFDPTTMPDPVIMRGNGTPLYNFATVVDDAAMQISHVIRAEEHLSNTPVQALLFDALGYTRPTFAHIPYVAAPGTKEKMSKRKLEQYRKNPKFKMLFQHGDFIFPLLGLKQELGLDPVMVEYYEKIGYLPDAVFNALARIGWSLDDQSEIMSRETIINNFSLDRVVKSPAGFDPDKLLSFQSHWMNEVPLSEKASRCLPYLTAADYMSEREDVVGKDYVEKVITAVGDRLVLFSDILKYDEFFTADSELTYDDKAFKKRVLKNEDAIRLLRDLAEALKTSSASTAEEFDKFVHDWVEQNEIQIGQIIHALRVAVTGKGSGVGMFDAMAILGCERCVDRINRCIHQAANSDSQS; translated from the coding sequence ATGAATGCCATCCGGACCCGATTTGCTCCCAGCCCGACCGGTTACATGCACATCGGCGGCATGCGAACCGCTCTGTTCAACTGGCTGTACGCCCGCCGGCATCAGGGGACGTTCATTCTGCGGATCGACGATACCGATCAGGCTCGCAATGTCGAAAGCGCCCTCGGACCGATTCTGCAGGCGTTTCGCTGGCTCGAACTCGGCTGGGATGAAGGTCCGGAAGTCGGCGGCGATTTTGGCCCCTATTTTCAGTCGCAGCGGAATGAACTCTATACCGCGGCCTGCCAGAAGCTGGTCGAACAGCGGCTCGCCTTCTACGACTTCACTCCGCCGGAACGGGCGAAAGCCGAACGGGAAGCCGCCGAGAAAGAAAAGCGGAACTACATCAACAACCGCGACGATCTCGAACTGAGTTCGGCTGACGTCCAGTCGAAGATCGACGCGGGTGAGAATTACGTCATTCGCTTCGTCGTTCCCCGCGAGACCGGCGAGAAGATTGTGATTGACGACGAAGTCCGCGGACGTGTCGAGTTCGATCCGACGACGATGCCCGACCCGGTCATCATGCGAGGCAACGGCACGCCACTGTATAACTTCGCTACGGTGGTCGACGATGCCGCGATGCAGATTTCGCATGTCATTCGAGCCGAAGAGCATCTCTCGAATACGCCCGTGCAGGCTCTGCTGTTCGACGCCCTTGGCTACACTCGTCCGACGTTCGCTCACATTCCGTACGTGGCCGCCCCCGGCACCAAGGAAAAGATGAGCAAGCGGAAGCTGGAACAGTATCGGAAGAACCCGAAGTTCAAGATGCTCTTCCAGCACGGCGATTTTATCTTCCCGCTGCTCGGCCTGAAGCAGGAACTCGGCCTCGACCCGGTGATGGTCGAATACTACGAGAAGATCGGCTACCTGCCGGACGCCGTGTTCAACGCCCTGGCGCGCATCGGCTGGTCGCTCGATGATCAGTCGGAAATCATGAGCCGCGAGACGATCATCAACAATTTCTCGCTCGATCGCGTGGTGAAGTCGCCGGCCGGCTTTGACCCCGACAAACTGCTCAGCTTCCAGTCGCACTGGATGAACGAAGTTCCGCTCAGCGAGAAGGCGAGCCGCTGCCTTCCATATCTCACGGCGGCTGATTACATGTCGGAACGGGAGGATGTTGTCGGCAAGGACTATGTCGAGAAGGTCATCACCGCTGTCGGCGATCGACTTGTCCTGTTCAGCGATATCCTGAAGTACGACGAGTTCTTCACAGCGGATTCTGAACTGACCTACGACGACAAAGCGTTCAAGAAGCGAGTTCTGAAGAATGAAGACGCCATCCGGCTGTTGCGGGATCTGGCTGAGGCACTGAAAACCTCGTCGGCGTCGACCGCTGAGGAATTCGATAAGTTCGTGCACGACTGGGTTGAGCAGAACGAAATCCAGATCGGCCAGATCATCCACGCCCTCCGCGTGGCGGTTACCGGAAAGGGATCGGGCGTCGGGATGTTCGACGCTATGGCCATCCTCGGCTGCGAACGCTGCGTCGATCGCATCAATCGCTGCATCCACCAAGCCGCCAACTCCGATTCTCAATCGTGA
- a CDS encoding glutamine--tRNA ligase/YqeY domain fusion protein — protein sequence MSKENSSAAEDASSKPVDFIREIVARDVAEGTHGGRVQTRFPPEPNGYLHIGHAKSICLNFGIAQEFGGKCNLRFDDTNPSKEETEYVDSIKDDVRWLGFEWDQECYASDYFEQLYEWAEELIKQGLAYVDSGTLDEIREQRGTVNEPGTPSPYRDRSVEENLDLFRRMKAGEFPNGAHVLRAKIDMAAGNMSLRDPIMYRIMHTPHHRTGDKWCIYPMYDWAHGQSDSIEEVTHSICTLEFEIHRPLYDWYIAQLGIFPSRQYEFARLNLTYTVMSKRRLLELVQGKHVQGWDDPRMPTLAGIRRRGYTPEAIRNFCRTIGVTKYSGTTDLSVLENSLRDDLNTRAERRMAVLNPLKVVITNYPEGESEELDAANHPADESFGKRKVPFGRELYIERDDFMEDPPKKFFRLGPGREVRLRYAYFVRCNEVIKDVDGNVTELHCTYDPETKGGNAPDGRKVKATLHWVPVEQSIAAEVRLYDHLFRVENPSDVPEGGDFKDNLNPDSLQINENARLEPSLGQVNPGDKFQFERLGYFCVDTTSTADKPVFNRAVTLKDTWQKVKSKG from the coding sequence ATGTCCAAAGAGAACTCCAGCGCGGCCGAGGATGCTTCGAGCAAGCCGGTCGACTTCATTCGTGAGATCGTGGCTCGGGATGTGGCCGAGGGAACCCATGGTGGGCGCGTCCAGACCCGCTTTCCGCCCGAACCGAACGGCTATCTGCACATCGGGCACGCCAAGAGCATCTGCCTGAATTTCGGAATCGCCCAGGAGTTCGGCGGCAAGTGCAACCTGCGCTTCGACGATACCAACCCGTCCAAAGAAGAGACCGAATACGTCGATTCGATCAAGGACGATGTTCGCTGGCTCGGCTTTGAATGGGATCAGGAGTGTTACGCCAGCGATTACTTCGAGCAGTTGTACGAGTGGGCCGAAGAGCTGATCAAACAGGGGCTTGCTTACGTCGACAGCGGTACGCTGGACGAGATTCGCGAGCAGCGGGGCACGGTGAATGAGCCGGGTACGCCGAGCCCGTATCGGGATCGCAGCGTCGAAGAGAACCTCGATCTGTTCCGCCGAATGAAAGCGGGCGAGTTCCCGAACGGAGCACATGTGCTGCGGGCGAAGATCGATATGGCTGCCGGGAACATGAGCCTCCGCGATCCGATCATGTACCGCATCATGCACACGCCCCACCATCGCACGGGCGACAAGTGGTGCATCTATCCGATGTACGACTGGGCTCACGGGCAGTCCGATTCGATCGAAGAAGTGACCCACTCGATCTGCACCCTGGAGTTCGAGATTCATCGTCCGCTCTACGACTGGTACATCGCTCAGCTGGGGATCTTCCCGTCGCGGCAGTACGAGTTCGCCCGTTTGAACCTGACCTACACCGTGATGAGCAAACGGCGTCTGCTCGAACTGGTGCAGGGCAAGCACGTTCAAGGCTGGGACGATCCCCGGATGCCGACCCTGGCCGGGATTCGTCGCCGGGGTTATACGCCGGAAGCGATTCGCAACTTCTGCCGGACGATCGGCGTCACGAAGTATTCAGGAACGACGGATCTCTCCGTGCTCGAGAACTCGCTGCGGGATGACCTCAACACGCGAGCCGAACGCCGGATGGCGGTGCTCAATCCGCTCAAGGTGGTCATCACGAACTACCCCGAAGGCGAGAGCGAAGAACTCGACGCGGCCAACCATCCCGCTGATGAGTCGTTCGGAAAACGGAAGGTCCCTTTCGGCCGCGAACTCTACATCGAGCGCGACGACTTCATGGAAGATCCACCGAAGAAGTTCTTCCGTCTCGGACCGGGCCGCGAAGTTCGGCTCAGGTATGCCTATTTCGTTCGCTGCAACGAGGTCATCAAAGACGTCGACGGCAACGTGACCGAACTGCATTGCACCTACGACCCGGAAACCAAAGGGGGCAACGCTCCCGATGGCCGGAAGGTCAAGGCGACACTGCACTGGGTGCCGGTTGAACAGTCGATCGCCGCCGAAGTGCGGCTCTACGATCATCTGTTCCGTGTGGAGAATCCGTCTGATGTCCCGGAAGGGGGAGACTTCAAGGACAACCTCAACCCGGATTCTCTGCAGATCAACGAGAATGCCCGACTGGAGCCGTCGCTGGGCCAGGTCAACCCGGGTGACAAGTTCCAGTTCGAACGACTCGGCTACTTCTGCGTCGACACAACGAGCACGGCTGACAAGCCGGTCTTCAATCGCGCCGTCACGCTGAAAGACACCTGGCAGAAGGTGAAGTCAAAGGGTTAA
- the rfbD gene encoding dTDP-4-dehydrorhamnose reductase, producing the protein MKPGILITGGQGQLGSELARRLPEAKPLMRAELDITQPDQIEAAFDREQPRLIINCAAYNKVDLAETEPVEAWQGNALGPRNLAQICRDRDCRLIHISTDFVFAGDRERSTPLPESELPRPVSVYGATKLAGEYFVRSICRDRLVIRTCGLYGEGGTGNFVRTMLRLGRAGKPLRVVDDQICSPTSISDLAEAILALEETQATGLFHVVNSGAVSWYDFATMIFSTAGIDADLSPVSSEDYAAPAERPAYSVLACGKYEQATGRKMRSIEEALGEYLSGETD; encoded by the coding sequence ATGAAACCAGGCATTCTCATTACCGGCGGTCAGGGGCAACTCGGTTCGGAGTTGGCTCGCCGTCTTCCTGAGGCGAAGCCGCTCATGCGGGCCGAACTGGACATCACCCAGCCCGATCAGATCGAGGCAGCGTTCGATCGCGAACAGCCGCGGCTGATCATCAACTGTGCGGCTTACAACAAGGTCGATCTGGCCGAGACGGAACCGGTCGAAGCCTGGCAGGGGAATGCACTCGGACCGCGGAACCTCGCGCAGATCTGCCGCGACCGGGATTGCCGATTGATTCACATCAGCACCGACTTCGTATTTGCCGGCGACCGTGAACGCAGCACTCCGTTGCCGGAGAGTGAGCTTCCGAGACCGGTGAGCGTTTACGGCGCCACAAAGCTGGCCGGGGAGTATTTTGTCCGCTCGATCTGTCGAGACCGTCTCGTGATTCGGACATGCGGTCTCTATGGCGAGGGCGGGACCGGAAACTTTGTCCGCACCATGCTGCGGCTCGGTCGAGCCGGGAAACCGCTGCGAGTGGTCGATGATCAGATCTGTTCACCGACGTCAATTTCTGATCTGGCTGAAGCGATTCTGGCTCTGGAAGAAACGCAGGCGACCGGGCTGTTTCATGTCGTCAACTCCGGTGCAGTCAGCTGGTATGACTTCGCCACGATGATCTTCTCGACTGCAGGAATCGACGCCGATCTCTCGCCCGTTTCGAGTGAAGATTACGCTGCTCCCGCGGAACGACCTGCCTACAGTGTGCTCGCTTGTGGAAAGTACGAGCAGGCGACCGGCCGGAAGATGCGTTCCATCGAAGAGGCGCTTGGGGAGTATCTATCCGGGGAGACGGATTGA
- the asnB gene encoding asparagine synthase (glutamine-hydrolyzing), whose translation MCGIAGFLTQPGTQTVEHLTSVAGEMADALQTRGPDDEGVWSDAAAGIALGHRRLSILDLSEQGHQPMLSACGRFVLVYNGEIYNSPAIRAELESEGARFRGHSDTEVLLAAISKWGLRETLPKLIGMFAFAVWNRHERRLTLVRDRIGIKPVYYGRVGNDFVFGSELKSIRRHPAFQNSIDPSAVALLMRHCYIPAPYSIFDGIRKLPPGCLLEIAIEDGADRVADIDQLEPVRYWDLHEVIRRGSTNGFSGSFDEAVERLDQLLRDAVELRMLADVPVGAFLSGGIDSSLVVAMMQRQRSLPVKTFTIGFDEHDYDEAPYAHRISEHLGTEHHELCITPKDARDVIAQLATVYDEPFADMSQIPTCIVSRLARRDVTVSLSGDGGDELFGGYNRYVHLDGLWDRLQHVPGRKTAASLLEKFGRYAPETFQPERLRKMAEVGKVGSPEELYAQLHRHWMPGEIMAAEVSDPSRTIGFGAPFDQLELPRLKWMALDTLTYLPDDILTKVDRASMQVSLEARVPLLDHRVVEFAWSLPAHYRYEGDNGKKILRAVLDRYVPSKLVDRPKVGFGIPIGDWLRGSLREWAEDLLSDSSLNEHGLLQNQVVRSTWEEHCSGRQNLQYPLWDILMFQQWYREWM comes from the coding sequence GTGTGCGGCATTGCGGGGTTTCTCACACAGCCGGGCACGCAGACCGTGGAGCACCTCACCTCCGTCGCGGGGGAGATGGCCGACGCGTTGCAGACCCGCGGTCCCGATGATGAGGGCGTCTGGTCCGACGCCGCGGCGGGAATCGCCCTCGGGCATCGACGGCTGTCGATTCTGGATCTGTCCGAGCAGGGGCATCAACCGATGCTCTCGGCCTGCGGCCGATTCGTGCTCGTTTACAACGGCGAGATCTACAACTCGCCGGCGATTCGGGCCGAACTCGAAAGCGAGGGAGCGAGGTTCCGCGGGCACTCCGATACCGAAGTGCTACTGGCGGCGATCTCAAAATGGGGTCTGCGTGAAACGCTGCCGAAGCTGATCGGCATGTTTGCCTTCGCCGTCTGGAATCGCCATGAGCGAAGGCTGACTCTGGTTCGCGATCGGATCGGGATCAAACCGGTTTACTATGGGCGAGTCGGGAATGATTTCGTCTTCGGGTCGGAACTGAAGAGCATCCGACGGCACCCCGCGTTTCAGAATTCCATCGATCCGTCAGCAGTCGCCTTGCTCATGCGTCACTGCTATATCCCGGCTCCGTACTCAATTTTCGACGGGATTCGCAAACTACCCCCCGGCTGTCTGCTCGAGATTGCGATCGAAGATGGGGCCGATCGTGTTGCGGATATCGATCAGCTTGAACCGGTTCGTTACTGGGATCTGCATGAAGTGATCCGTCGTGGATCGACGAACGGTTTCAGCGGTTCCTTTGACGAGGCGGTCGAGCGGCTCGATCAACTGCTGCGGGATGCGGTCGAACTGCGGATGCTGGCTGATGTTCCGGTCGGCGCGTTTCTTTCAGGCGGGATCGATTCCTCGCTGGTGGTGGCGATGATGCAGCGGCAGCGATCTCTGCCGGTCAAGACGTTCACGATCGGATTTGATGAACACGATTACGATGAAGCGCCCTACGCCCATCGAATCTCGGAGCATCTCGGAACCGAACATCACGAGTTATGCATCACGCCGAAAGATGCCCGTGATGTGATCGCTCAACTCGCCACTGTCTATGATGAACCGTTCGCCGATATGTCGCAAATTCCGACCTGCATTGTTTCGAGACTGGCTCGACGCGATGTCACGGTCTCGCTCTCGGGAGACGGCGGAGACGAACTGTTCGGCGGCTATAACCGATACGTCCATCTGGATGGGCTATGGGATCGACTGCAGCACGTGCCGGGGAGGAAGACGGCCGCGTCGCTTCTCGAAAAATTTGGGCGATATGCTCCGGAAACGTTTCAGCCGGAACGATTGCGGAAGATGGCCGAAGTCGGAAAAGTCGGAAGTCCGGAAGAGCTTTACGCCCAACTGCACCGCCATTGGATGCCGGGCGAGATCATGGCGGCCGAGGTGTCGGATCCGAGCCGGACGATTGGATTCGGAGCTCCGTTCGATCAACTCGAATTGCCGCGACTTAAATGGATGGCTCTCGACACGTTGACCTATCTGCCCGATGACATTCTGACCAAAGTCGATCGAGCCAGCATGCAGGTTTCACTGGAAGCCCGGGTCCCTTTGCTCGATCACCGCGTCGTCGAATTTGCCTGGTCACTGCCGGCGCATTATCGCTACGAGGGCGACAACGGCAAGAAGATTCTGCGGGCCGTGCTCGATCGCTATGTTCCATCCAAACTCGTCGATCGTCCGAAGGTCGGCTTCGGAATCCCGATTGGAGACTGGCTGCGTGGCTCCCTCCGGGAATGGGCGGAAGATCTGCTCAGCGATTCGAGCCTGAACGAACATGGCCTGCTGCAGAATCAGGTCGTGCGATCGACTTGGGAAGAGCACTGTTCCGGACGCCAGAATCTCCAGTATCCCCTCTGGGATATCCTGATGTTCCAGCAGTGGTATCGCGAGTGGATGTGA